The following DNA comes from Salvelinus namaycush isolate Seneca chromosome 39, SaNama_1.0, whole genome shotgun sequence.
tctatgtcgaatgagatgtgttgcgctgcattaggcaaatggtggtcacaccagatactaactggttttctgatcgacacccctaccttttctaaggtatctgtgactgtccaccagggcctcccgggtggcgcagtggtctagggcactgcatcgcagtgctaactgcgccaccagagtctctgggtttgcgcccaggctgggctgggttcgcgcccaggctctgttgcagccggccgcaaccgggaggtccgtggggcgacgcacaattggcatagcgtcgtccgggttagggagggtttggccggtagggatatccttgtctcagtatgtaaaatgtaataaaaatgtatgcacgctactgtaagtcgctctggataagagcgtctgctaaatgactaaaatgtaaaatgtaaaaaaaatgtgactatctgtattcccagtcatgtgaaatctgtaGATTAGGTCATAATTAATttgtttaaattgactgatttccttgtatgaactgaaactcagtaaaatctttgaaattgttgcttttatattttcaGTGTAGATATTGGCCGGGTCGTTTTTGAATAGCGGTGGCATTTGCGTCCCTTTGCAACCataaaaaacacttaaaaaagaCATAATTACATATCATACATGTTTTTGTTGATATTGAACTGTTTATCAATGCTAAAATGTATTGTTTATGCATTGTTTAAAGTACTTGGAGTAAGCAAATTGGCTGTCCCAGTAATGATGTGTATAGTTGTAGTGACATGTTTTGGGGATTTAAAGATATAcggtaccattcaaaagtttggatacaactactcactcaagggtttttctttatttgtactattttctacattgtagaataatattgaagacatcaaaactattaaataacacatggaatcatgtagtaaccaaaaaagtgttaaacaaatcaaaatatatttatatttgagatttttcaaagtagccacccttgccttgattgatgacagctttgcacaatcttggcattctctcaaccaactttacctggaatgcttttccaacagtcttgaaggagttcccacatatgctgggcactgcttttccttcactctgcggtccaactcatcccaaaccatctcaattgggttgaggtcgggtgattgtggaggccaggtcatctgatggatttttaatggaatatctacataggcgtacagaggcccataatcagcaaccatcactcctgtgttccaatggcacgttgtgttagctaatccaagtttatcattttaaaaggctaattgatcattaaaaaacccttttgcaattatgttagcacagctgaaaactgttgatctgattaaagaagcaataaaaatggccttctttagactagttgagtatctggagcatcagcatttgtgggttcgattacaagctcaaaatggccatcaacaaagacatttcttctgaaactcatcagtctattcttgttctgagaaattaaggctattccatgcgagaaattgccaagaaactgaagatctcgtacaacgctgtgtggCCCGGGCCGCCGACCACATTGCTTCCGCCGACactatgactgcgggattgaccttctccctagcaccaCGTCGCCCAGGGGATgtctgtactctctgtcgggaccagagaccaaggctatggatacctgcattggggactccctagctgcTGGAGTTATccgtccctcttcctctcccgccgtCAATGCGctcgtgcattgactaccggggacaCACTCATCTTCTCTAtcttcgagccgctccagggggccactgtgttttccaagctggatttacggaatgcctaccacctggcgCGGAtacgagagggggacgagtggaagaccgccttcaacacagccagtggcctctacgagtatctggtcatgccctTTGGCCTCACCAACGCTCTGCTGTGTTTCAGGCTCTGGTGAATGATGTCATCcgcgacatgttgaaccggttcatcttcatctacattgatgacatcctcgtcttctcccgcTCCCCTCAAGAACACATGCGCCACGTCCGGCAGGTCCTTCAACGCCTTCTGGAGAATCAGCTGTTTCTAAAGGCGGAGAAGTGCGAGTTCCATCACACCACCATCCTTTTTCTGGGTTACATCATCTCTGCTGGGAGTGTCCAGATGGATCCTGGGAAGGTGAAAGCAGTGATGGATTGGCCTCAGCCTAcatccagggtgcagctgcaacgttACCTGGGGTTCGCCAACTTCTATCGCCActttatccggggttacagcaccctggcttccccctgtcagcactcacctcgcccaaggttccgttcacgttgtctccagctgctgaccgggcgttccgggacctcaaacatcgcttcaccacagctcccattctggttcatcctgacccatcttgtcagttcgtggtggaggctgATGCTTCagatgtcggagtgggggctgtcagttctcgtcccagttctggaaggcgttctgcaccctcattgggtcgtcggccagcctgttctccaggttccacccccagtccaacggccagtTGGAGCGAGCCAAGCAGGACCTCGAAACTACCCTgcgctgcctggtctccgccaaccccaccacctggagccagcagcttgtgtgggtcgaatacgcccgcaacacccttccctgctctgccacgggcctatctccctttgagtgttccctgggctTTCAGCTCCCGCACTTCCCTGAGCAGAAAGAGGAGGTTGGCATACtttctgcccagatgtttgtccgccgctgttGTCGTACCTAGAGGAGAGCCCGGTCGGCCCTCAAGACCATctccaggtatcgacgacaagcGGTTCGCCATCGGACCCTGGCTCCCCGGTATTGTCTGTCcacccgggatctgcccctccgggtggagtctTGCAAACTGTCCCCCCGGTTTATCGGcccaagatcattagcccctctgctgtccACCTTCTGTTGCCACGTACCATTCGTATTCATCCTACATTACATGTGTCTATAATTAAGCccgtgtctcacagccctttgtcttctatttccaggcccacccctcctccccgtGTCGTCGATGGCCATCCGGCGTACACGGTGAGACGCCTCCTGAGGGTTTgaccacggggcaggggtttccagtacctggttgactgggagggttacggcctggggaagaggtgctgggtccccgctaGAGGGATGTGGGACCTAGCCCTCATCGCCAACTTCCACCgccggtcaaccaggtatgcgcccaggtaggacgccaggtggcgcccctagagggggggggggggggggcgtactgtcacaccctgatctgtttcacctgtctttgtgatcgtctccacccccttccaggtgtcgcccatcttccccattatcccctgtgtatttatacctgtgttctgtttgtctgttgccagttcgtcttgtttgtcaagccaaTCTAAttttttccagtctctcttttctcgtcctcctggtttttgacccttgtctgttctgaccctgtacccacccgcctgaccactctgcctgcccctgaccctgcctgccatcctgtacctttgccccacctctggattaccgacctctgcctgacctgaccatgagcctgcctgccatcctgtacctttgcccctgttgctgtaataaacattgttacttcgacaccgTCTGCATCTGGATCTTACCTTGAAACCTGataggattagctaacacaatgtgccattggaacacaggagtgatggttgctgataaatgggcctctgtacacctatgtagatattccattaaaaatcagccgtttccagctccaatagtcatttacaacattaacaatgtctacactgtatttctgatcaatgttatgttattttaatggacattctgtcaaaaacaaagacatttctaagtgaccccaaacttttgaacggtagtgtatatttaaaaATGTTAAGTCGCAAGAATGTTTTATATATTAGAGCTACAAATTGACTTCCTGCCTATAAAATAAGACATTTGTATGGGCAATTTTCAGTctttaattacattttattaTCACCCCAAGAAATAATTTTCATATTGGAATGTAGCCACATTTGGTTCCACATAATATTGTTGCCAGAACTATGTATCTACATGGTAGTTATATAGATATATTATATAGGCAGGTACATTGCAACCACTGTGTAGGTACACATTTTTATTCATGGTATGTCTACAACTGTTACCTCCTTAACACTTTTTACAAACAGACATTTGCTCAAATTGACTGTTAAAACCATAGAGATATGCAATACTGTAATTACATATATATGTACTACCTATATATAGTACATACACAGTTGAAATGGCATGTTATTGGAAGTGGGAAACTTTTGATTCAATTGAGCCTCCCTGTTGATTGTCAAGCATGACAATTATTTCCAAAAGTCTCATCGAGTCAAATCCTCTACTTAAAGACCCGAGATATCTCAAATTGTGATACTTTTTCCCCTTATGAAAGGCACTCTGTGTCGAAATGACCTAACTGTTTGTTGCAGATCGTTGACTGGAAATGCTGTGCAGGATCAAAAGGCACTCTGGCACACATACAGACATGTTAAGCAACAATTCCCCTGCCTATATGACCAAACAACACTGCCAATGATTTCCTGAAAGTATCATTTTTGCGTCCAAAAGCGTTATTGCTTTATTCCCAATGGACAGAGGTTGCCGAGCAACTCTCCGATGGGGGTTGACGTGATCATACATTTCCATTCGTTAAGGATGCCATTAGATTACAACACATTGCAAACTGTTCCATCACTGTCCTCGCACTACACTTGTAACCCAATAAATCACACTTCACCAATAAGCTCGACTGTTTTAGGTACCTTTGTCTCTCTTCGaatctcggttaacccagaactaaaatctcaCGTAATTTGGTCAGAAACTCAAAGTCCGTCCAAGAGATTATCTCTCTTCAAGAAAACTGAAACAGATATGTCTCTTTTCAAAGACAATTGTTATTTATAGTGACATCACATTGCATTACTGTACATTTCTTTTCAACTACACAAGTGAAAAGCTCTCCAAACAAACAAAATCAGTGATCTTAAAGGGGGATACGATGTGATTGTGAACCTCACTTGGCAACTAtggtaaaatattttttttaaagagcaaGTGTGATTTCAAACACTGGTCATTTCTCTGCAGGAAAACACATCTTGACTAGCCTAAGGTTGAGATTTCAATGTGACGAGAACTCATTCTCCCACTACAGTGCAATACGTACATTTAGCAAGGGATGAATAAGAAGGAGTTGTGTTCAATTTAAGTCACGTTATGTTCTTACAATGTTATCATTAGCCAGTGATGCATAAAGTGACTATTTTGTGGCCTGGCTATTTCACCCTCCTGCTCCTACAgtatgtactctgtgtgtgtgttggttttcACTGCAATTACCCAATGGTTCCTTCTCTAAGAAAGGAATACACACTTTGAGCTAAAACAAAACAATTTCACCCAGTCCAGTGCTCAACCAGCAGATTAGACAATATACATTCAATCCCAATTTATACAGCCATCAATTTGAATGAAAACTAGCCAACACAGGACAAGGACCAGGAATGGGAAACCCTTGCAGAGAGTATGTGGATATCTCTATTAGATCCAAGCAGTACAGAGAGTGTTAGGCCTTGTGAGGCTCTGGCAGGGAGTAAGAGGGCTGAGTAGTTTTGCATTTGATCCACTAATGGATAATATGAGATATGGGGACAGGTaaactgatctaagatcagtgCCTGAGAGCAATTTAGAACTGGAATTTAGAAGGCATGGGGTCCCACGATGATGGTGAGCCGGAGCAGAGAGCTGGAGCGGTAGTTGAGGGCATTGTTGTGGGTGACCATCTCCAGGTCGACCACGTGCTCCCGCGGTCCGGTCAGCGGCTTGGTCATCACCAGCATGGCGCTGACGTTACTGGAGCGCTGGTAGGTTAGAGGGATTATTTAGGTTAGCATGTTCTGAGGATGCTAACAGGGGTCCTATCACTACCATTATTTTACACTTTTTGGATAAAAACAAGCAATTGTCAATAAACATTCCTAAAATGTTGATagaacaaaatacgctagactgGAGTGGATCATTTTTTGGTCTGTGAAATAGATAATGCAGCAAATGGCAGTGAAAACACTTTTTTGCGCATTTGTCACAGTAAACTTGCAGTCACACGATGCTATGTTGTATGGTCCTTCTACTACAACTTGGGGAAaaatacagtttattaggctacagattaaataagtaATGATACATTTGACAGAGTGGTGAAAGTtcacagtgatgagcttgatgctcctttccaataaatattgagggtcttaatTTGTATGCTGGTGACATGATTATCGGTGCTTGGCTGCcaattgacaaataaaaatgatctTGCGCTTAtccataatctcatcatgtatCCTCTGCACTATGTACAGTATCTACGAGCTGTTGGCTGGAACAAGAAAAGCATATTTGCTGTTTATCGCAGACTTTTTGTGCCAAAACTATCGACAACGTTAAAAGTGGGATGGAAACATATTGAAcagttttttattctgtacattaAGTAcctttttatgtgcactacgtcattaCACACAGCTTTTTAGCCGCAAGAAGTCCGTTTGATGGAAACGCACCACTGCcggtaaaatgtgtataattttTGGTGCAAATATTAGAATATTTGCTTCAAACCTACCTATAAACTACTTTTTAGATATCCAATAATAAATTATGTAAGTGGGAAATATGTGTGAGCTATCCATTTAAGGGTAAGGGATCGCAATGAGGGGAAGTCAAAAGATGATTTAATTAAAAGGGACTGTCTCGCACGATATTCCCTAAATAGCAAAGGGCAACCAAAACATCTGAAACCACCCCCTACCTCAAATAAGAGTTTAAATAACACAGTAGATGAGCGATCATTCAATTACGCTACCACTTTAGGTCGAAAAGCAAGTGACACATGCTGACACCATCTGACATGATGGTAATGTTAACGCCTGGTGAGTGACTGAAACATCTCCGGGCTCACCCTGAGGAAGAACTCCCCTCCCTCGTTGCCAGACTTGATCCTGAAGGTGTTGTGCATGTTAGGGTAGACGCTCGTGGCCTGTATCTGGAAGATGTCGGCTGGGACGGAGCGCTCCGACGAGATGCTCATGTACTTGTAGACGATGGACGGCGGCAGGCCTCTGCACATTGTGGGCGACTGGCAGCTGCAACGCCTACAgacatgcagagacagagagaaccacTTTTATACATGTGGCATATATGTGGTTTTAGCTATGTGgtcattttagcagacactttatCAATCTGATCCTTGTGGCtttgtctacagtatgtgttttaGCTAGCTCTTTTATTGATGTAGTTTTGTGTAAATGGTCATTTTAGCACTTTAATACATGTGGTTTTAGCTATGAGGTCATTTTAGCTGACACCTTTATCCATGTGGTCCACGCTGTCTGTAACTCCCCACCAATGTGTGTAACTTATGTTGTAGCCTAGATACTGACTAAAAGCGGGGGAAAAAATAACACTTCTTACACTGCCTGGCTGCCTCCTGCTTATATTTGCAATGATGTAATCTTAACCTTAACCTAAATGAATTTATACCTCATGTCGATCATGTCCTCCTAATTTTTGAGAACGGTTTGATCCCTCGGAGGCATAGGCCAAGTGAGAACAAAAGGCTGAGTGAGGGAGCCGGGGAGGAGCAGCAAGTGCGTAAAGTAATTTCTTTGCGTAAACTAACACGTAAGGTTGGTTAGTGCACGGGGAATCCTCAacgtcaaatcaaatgttatttgtcacatgcttcataaacaacaggtgtagagtaaCAGTGAATTGAttacttcccaacaatgcagagagaaaggaaatagagaaataatagacaagtcaaaacacgtaataataaaagtaataataaacaCACAATGACTAAggataacgtggctatatacacaggtaccagtaccgagtcaatgtgctggggtacgaggtaactgaggtagatatgtacatataactaggaataatgTGACAAGGCAACAGGATAAATAATCACCATCAGCAgcagtgtacagtgccttcagaaagtattcatacccacaGTTTGTTCttctacagcctgaattcaaaattgattcaatctttttttctctcacccatctacacccaataccccataatgacaaagtgaaaacatgtttttagaaatgtttgcaaatttattgaaaatgaaatacagaaatatctcatttacacaagtattcacacccccgagTCAAGGCATTGAATAGTTTTATTTGTAATTATTTGCATAAATctggaaaaacataattccaccttgacattatggggtattgtgtgtaagccatTGATCCAAAAGTCtcaatttaaatcaattttatATTCAGgttctaacacaacaaaatgtggaaaaagtcaaggggtgagaatacttttctgtatgtgatgagtcaaaaaagttagtgcaaaaagggtcaatgcagatagtccaatttttagggccttcctttgacaccgcctggtatagaggtgctggatggcatggagcttggccccagtgatgtactgagccgtacgcattaccctctgtagcgccatgcggtcggatgccaagaaGTTgctataccaagcagtgatgcagccagtcaagatgctctcaatggtgcagctgtaggacattttgaggatctgagggcctatgccaaaatcttttcagcctcctgaggaagAAGAGGCATTGAcgtgccctcttcaagactgtgttggtgtgtggcgatccttagtgatgtggacaccgaggaacttgaagctcttgacacGCTCCACAACACCCCATCAATGTGAATGGAGGCATGCTCAGCCcttcgtttcctgtagtccacgatcagttcctttgtcttgcagacgttgagggagaggttgttgtcctgacaccgcactgccaggtctctgacctcttccctataggctgtctcatcgtcggtgatcaggcctacccatagccgcgggaagtaggggtgctgagggtgctgcagcaccccctgataaatcacaatttaaaaaataaatactaataaaaactgaataataataataaccaaattagtgcactaggcctttattTCTCCTGTATGAGCGTAGAAAAATACCCCCCTCCGTTGACAGCATCACCAGCCCAAACATCATCCCGTCAGCAAATAAAGGTCATGCAGCCACTCTATGTGGTCATTTAAGGGTCCATACTATGTATACTATGTAACCAACTGGATTTGAATCTGGGTCTCCTGCACCCCACAATACTGTGTTAGACCGCAAAGACTTCAGGTCCCAGTCAAGGTTACTCATCATGTGATTATCATCATGCATTTCACCGGACCATACTCACCCCTCTCCTGTCTTCACATAGGGCTCATGGCAAGGGTTCCTGGGGTAGCAGCGGAAACCGCCAAAGTAGTTCCAACACATCTCGTCCTCGCGGCAGTTGTTTCCTGTTTCACACTCATCTATGTCTGTTAATGGAGAGAAAATGTAGCTACTGAGAGAAAATGTAGTCAATGGTAATTTCAATAAGAAAATAACTTAAAATAGATTATGAGCTTAGTGCAACTGTCTTGTAGTCTTTGTAAACAAGCAATGCGTAGCTTAAAACTAAATGTGAAACGATCATGTCTATCTCATGTACTGTTTGTTAATCAAGTGTCAATACTGACTTTATACCAAGATACAAGTAAAACTCTAGGCCTAAAGCCAATGAGTTATCATTGGGGATTCAGGTAAACAGGTATTGAGATTCATTATTATGACGTACGACTTGCTGCTGTGGTGTAAGAGAGGGCTAGATATTATACTCGTTGAAACAGGCCCATTTACCTTGGCACATTCGGTTGCCTTGGAGCTGGTATCCCTCGGGACAGGCACAGACATATCCTCCGGGCTGATTCACGCACTGCCACTGGCACATGTAACTCGAGAAGGCGCATTCGTCGATATCTACGAATAGATAAATATTACGAAGTCAACCCTTAAAGGGGAGGAGGCTGACAGAAACTTCTCAGGAAAGAAAATATTAGGTGTGAGTGGGGGGAGATTGTGAAATTGTATCAGTATACATTAAGGTACTGATAAATATACACTGAGAATACCAAagattaagaacaccttcctaatattgacttgcaATACCTTGGCAGGAGGCTTGGTTAGAGCCTAGATCATAACCCTGCTCACACTGGCAGATGAAGGAGCCCATGATGTTGTAGCACTGGTGCTGACAGGGGTTGCTCCCCTCACACTCGTTCACATCTGCAAGACAAGGAGGgactaataaataaaaataaaaattgcaGAAAGGCAGAGCGGAAGTGGAAAAAGTCCAAATTTCAGGTCCATTATGATATTCGGAGAGAACAACTTGGCACATACTGTATAACAAGGCAATTAGAAATGCTAGACGAGCTAATTTTTCTAACTTGATCGCTAATAATCAGAATAATTTCAGGTTGCTCTTCTCGACCATTGACGGCCTGATAAATCCTACCCCCGCAAACTTATTTGAACTTTCCTCCACATCTAAATGTGATGAGAGATAAGATAAAAAACATTAGGCTTGGTATCCGTCAAGCAAGACCCGATGAGAAGTTTGATGATATGTGCCTACCATGCAAAGGCACTATGGATTTATTTTCCTTGGTTGACACAGACATGCTCAGGAAAGTTGTCACGCCTACTCCCGCATCGGCGCTCGatgtcgccggtctactaaccactggtcctggcaacccacattacgcacacctggcaaccatcattatgcacacctgctccCGATCGTtatgcacacctggacttcatcagtaccttgattacttcccctttatttatccCTCAGAAACCTCAGTCTTCAGGCTGTATTGGttttgtcacgtctgctcccgctcttccctccccctggcgcttgagggctcCAGattgccctgcatcacgcactcctgccatccatcacgcacacctgccttccctcgtcacgcgcatcagcgttattggactcacctggactcatttatcacctgtttatttcctcccctatatttgtcagttccccagctctgttctcCGCggctgcattgattgtttttgt
Coding sequences within:
- the LOC120032767 gene encoding EGF-containing fibulin-like extracellular matrix protein 1, whose protein sequence is MIPGIRSGPVASTEAQKPDEPAEAGEPDEPAETSPVASVEAREPVDPAEAGEAVDPAEAGEAVDPAEAGETVEPAEAWESDKPAEASQCTDGYTFDMERQECKDINECTTVPDACKGGMRCINHFGGYFCLPQNAQIIVSNGDDEPTVAPLVEEQRPLAPAPALPVRRVIQSSFQSQGTMQCAAGFVLDELNYCRDVNECEGSNPCQHQCYNIMGSFICQCEQGYDLGSNQASCQDIDECAFSSYMCQWQCVNQPGGYVCACPEGYQLQGNRMCQDIDECETGNNCREDEMCWNYFGGFRCYPRNPCHEPYVKTGEGRCSCQSPTMCRGLPPSIVYKYMSISSERSVPADIFQIQATSVYPNMHNTFRIKSGNEGGEFFLRRSSNVSAMLVMTKPLTGPREHVVDLEMVTHNNALNYRSSSLLRLTIIVGPHAF